Proteins from a genomic interval of Erythrolamprus reginae isolate rEryReg1 unplaced genomic scaffold, rEryReg1.hap1 scaffold_163, whole genome shotgun sequence:
- the LOC139155963 gene encoding dehydrogenase/reductase SDR family member 13-like: protein MAATWCRNAVSLLGKTVLITGANSGIGKATAVDLARRGARVILACRDQARGESAMHDIRRESGNSEVILMILDLASLNSVRSFAQNFLESEPRLDILINNAGVCQAGRTVDGFDQCFQVNHLGHFLLTHLLLDRLKRCTPSRVIILSSRVHAYGEMDFRTVHKPAEGWWKTLRSYCNSKLANLLHAREFSNRLEGTNVTCYAVHPGSVKTELGRSFPQWASQVFGFTNAFRRDCNAGAQTSIFCATEEGIERLSGQYFVDCRPKVPWSQARDDQVAKKLWEFSEMLLGLTT from the exons GGGCAAATTCCGGGATCGGGAAGGCCACAGCGGTGGATCTGGCCCGGAGAGGCGCCCGTGTCATTCTGGCATGCCGCGACCAAGCGAGAGGAGAATCGGCCATGCACGACATCAGACGG gAAAGTGGGAACTCGGAGGTGATCCTGATGATCCTGGATCTGGCCAGCCTGAACTCCGTGCGATCTTTTGCGCAGAACTTCTTAGAATCGGAGCCCCGTCTGGACATCCTCATCAACAACGCAG GAGTGTGTCAGGCTGGACGAACTGTTGATGGCTTTGACCAGTGCTTCCAGGTCAACCACTTGGGCCACTTCCTGCTGACCCACCTGCTCCTGGACCGGCTGAAGCGCTGCACCCCGAGCCGGGTTATAATTCTGTCCTCCAGGGTGCATGCCTATGGGGAGATGGACTTTCGGACCGTCCACAAGCCAGCGGAAGGATGGTGGAAGACTCTACGTTCTTATTGCAACAGCAAACTAGCCAACCTTCTCCACGCCAGAGAGTTTTCCAACCGTCTGGAAGGAACCAATGTCACCTGCTACGCGGTTCATCCAG GATCTGTGAAAACCGAGCTTGGCCGCTCTTTTCCACAATGGGCATCTCAGGTGTTTGGATTCACGAATGCGTTCAGACGAGATTGCAACGCAGGCGCCCAGACCTCCATCTTCTGCGCCACGGAGGAGGGCATCGAGAGGCTGAGCGGGCAGTATTTTGTGGACTGCCGGCCGAAAGTGCCTTGGTCACAAGCCCGTGATGACCAGGTGGCCAAGAAGCTCTGGGAATTCAGCGAGATGCTGCTGGGACTGACCACTTAA